TAATATCCTCAAAATATCTTATTTAGATCCAAATCACACGTCCCTGTTTAAAAACTGTTCATTATACATCTTCTGCGCATGATTCAATGCAACAGTGGGTGATTGAACATTACTGTAAGCATTTTTTACGCCATACCCACAATGCTCAAAAAGTGGCGTTTATCAAAAGGAAATCCGGACAATTCGGACACCCGGCGGCTGTATTTTGAAACGCCAAGAGTTCCGCCGCCGATGACTGGGTTTCGGACGTATATGCTGGTATGTATGGGATCGGCAGCCGTGATGATGACCAACCAGTATATTTATCAAACTTTTGGCGGCTCAGATCCCTCAAGGCTGGGCGCGCAGGTAATCAGCGGAATCGGCTTCTTAGGAGCAGGGATCATCATAGTGACCAAAAATAATCAGGTGCGGGGCTTAACCACTGCCGCAGGATTATGGGCGGCTGCCTGTGCAGGGCTGGCTGTTGGCATCGGGTTCTATAAGGGAGCAATGCTTATGGGATTGGCCATCAGCCTGATTATGACAGTTTTCCAAAAAGTTGATAACCGGCTTTTGACAACATCAAGAATCTTTAATCTGTATATGAACTTCAATGCTGCGGCTAATTTGAATTTGTTTCTGGAAAGCTGCAAAGACCGGAATATACAAATTATTGATATGCAGGCATTTAAAGCAAAGGGCAAGGGAGAAGACGGCATTGTTGCCATAATTACATTGAAAACTGCAAAAAGAGAGCCCCGGGGGA
The nucleotide sequence above comes from Lacrimispora sp. BS-2. Encoded proteins:
- a CDS encoding MgtC/SapB family protein, producing the protein MTGFRTYMLVCMGSAAVMMTNQYIYQTFGGSDPSRLGAQVISGIGFLGAGIIIVTKNNQVRGLTTAAGLWAAACAGLAVGIGFYKGAMLMGLAISLIMTVFQKVDNRLLTTSRIFNLYMNFNAAANLNLFLESCKDRNIQIIDMQAFKAKGKGEDGIVAIITLKTAKREPRGNVLQVFGMAEGLKYMEEL